The DNA window actccatggactatagcccaccaggcccctctgtccatgggatttcccaggtaagagtactacagtgagtagccatttccttccccaggggatcttcctggacaggaattgaacccatgtctcctgcattggcaggcagattatttacctttgagccaccagggaagcctgaaccaTTCTGCTAGATTCTTACTTATGACCACTAGGTTGGCCAAACACACAAGGGCGGGTGCTGGTTGTCAGCTGTGTTTTGATTAGCCCCAACTTGCCACACCGCATCCCCATTAGACTCtagccaaacacacacacacaatgactcACATGTGTTACATACGCTGAGTTGATTTTACCAATTGTGCTTTGGCATAAGGACATGGAAGTCTATATTAAAAGTTAGAATCTTGCTGCTAGAATTATGGTGGAAAAGCTACTTTAGttgaaagtattttctttatGAAGATTCTTGGTAGAAATTTCTTTATCATCTTAGTATCATCAACACATATCTTTTCCAGTTGATTCCAACTCTTCTCTCTTTTGAACactacaatatatatatataactgattacTTTTGTCTTTTAGTACCAGATTAAAGAAAGTGTACAGTTTACTAAAGTTCCATTGCTAGCAACTAAAAAAATGTCATGGTATACATTTTGTATCAGCCTTAATTCTGATTCTGTGTGATATTTCAGCCtgtgtttgttctctgtgtccttTTCATTTGTTCCAAATGTTGgaaattttgcttcattttatctaatgtatattttatttacattaaacACTTTTGTCAATCTACTTTAATCAAGATTTTTGAGCTAAAATGAGAGATGGAAAGCCAGAAACTTTTCTAAAAGAACATTTTTGATTTTTCAGGATAGAGATTGGGCATAATGCATAATGCAACTTCCAGTATATAGCAATATCAATAGTATATATCAAGTATAAATTTAACTAGGAAAACATATTCAATTGAGAGCTTTCCATTGTTTCATAATGAATTTAGATACTTAAAGAAGAACTTTAGTCAACAAAGCACTTTGGAAACCTAATTTTTACTCAGTATAATTAAATTAGAAGTAAATGTGTAGCTGtctacaccatacacaaaaataaacacaaaataaataaaagacttaaatataagacctggAACCAATAAACTTTGAGAAGAAAACACAAGCAGTATGCTCTTGGACACTGGACTTAGTGATAACTTTTTGGCTATATCTCCTcaagcaagggaaacaaaaagaaaaaataagtaaatgaggcttcatcaaacaaaaaaacttttgcacagtaAAAGAAACCGTCAATAAAATGAGGAGAGCTACTGaatggagaagatatttgcaaatgctgTTTCATAAGTTGTTTCCCAGGGGAGTAAGGGTTCGCCATTCTGACACCATTCTGTAGATTATATATGTCATTGAACAGTTAAATATAagatgggagaaagtgaaaggcAAGTTTCTCACTACTGGAGTGGGAGGttacagatcagttcagttcagtcgcttagtcatggccgactctttgtgaccctgtggactgcagcatgccaggcttctatgtccatcaccaactcccggagcctactcaaactcacatccatcactttggttatgccatccaaccatctcatcctctgtcatccccttctcctcccacctttaacctttcccagcattaggatcttttccaatgagtcagttctttgcatcaggtggccaaagtattggagtttcagcttcagcatcagtccttccaatgaatattcaggactgatttcctttaggatggactggttgaatctccttgcagctaaagggactctcaagagtcttcttcaacaccacagttcaaaagcatcaattcttcagcactcagctttctttatattccagctctcacatccatacatgactactggaaaaaccatagctttggctagatggacctttgttggtaaagtgatgtctctgctctttaatattgctttctaggttggtcataacttttcttccaaggagcaagaatcttttaattattGAACAGTTAAATataagatggcagaggatggaagacaattttctcaCTAATGGAGGGGGAGAATACAGATAAAGGGAATGACTCATATAATAATGAATTAGAGCTGGAAACATCAATATGAACTCAGGTTCTGCTTAATAAAGATGCATATGTTACATATAGaaaaatgtatgcatatatatgtattactatATACCCAAATAGTTGCGACTCTTGTCAGCTGAAAGGGTCTGGAAGTAAAAATATCCCAGTAGCAGTGAACATACTTAGAATGCAGATTGTGGCTAATAGTGTTCTCCAAGAAAAACGGGATCAATGTTCCTTGGAGAATCTTCAGTGCCAGAAAATGAGGAAttattaaacaaaacaaatataatgaGACTATGTCAGAGGGACACAAGAACCAGCTGAAAGAGCTCCCAGTAGCCAAAGATAGAACAGTTTCAGCAACAAAACAAAGCAGTGTTGAATTATAAcccaaattataaaataaatatctatgagTTCATGCtgatatagattaaaaaaaaaaaaaagattgaataaGTCTATGGGGAGAAGGGGAAACTCTAAGGAGAATTCCAGATACTTTATGTACACATTCTGACTTCAAGAAGCATAACTCCCCACTTGTTAGTGTGGTTTGCACATAGAGACTTCCCTTCAAATAGGGCATacatgctcagttactcagtcatgtcaaactctttgcaaccccatagactgcagcccaccaagctcctctgtcaatggaattcttcaggcaggaatattggaggtggttgctgtttcctactccaggagattttcccaatccagggactgaacccatatctcttgtgtctcctgcattggcaggcagactcttaccactgagccacctgggaagccctacaacaaggaaagggaaaacaaagTAACTTTACAGTGAAGAAACATGACAGCCACTCCTTCAGACAGATAACCAACGTTAACCTCAACAGTGGTGAGTCCTGTTGATGTACATACTcttgatatgatgtgatgaaaATGGTACTTTACTTCTGTAATCTTCCTCCCAAGAAAATATAACCTAAGTTTAATAATAAGCCCAACAAATCCCAATTAAGGAACTTTCTACAATGTTCTTGACAGTACTCATCAAAACTGCTAAGATCATCAAAAAAGGGAGAGCCTGAGAAATTGACTCACAGCTAAGAGAAGCCCAAGGACACATGGCAACTAAATGTAATATGGTATCCTGGATAGGCTCCTGGAACATAAAATAGTATTAGgtgaaaattagaaaatctgACTGTAGTATGGACTTTAATAATAATGAGTTAATATTGGTTTGTTAATTGTAACaataatctacctgccagtgcaggagatccaatatatgtggatttgattcctggatggggaagatcccctgaaacaggaaatggcaacccacctagtattcttgcctgaaaaattccatggacagagaagcatgctggactacagtccatggggtcatgagccagacatgacttggcaactacaCAACAATGTCCAATATTTGGGGGTAAAATAGACATAGATATGTCATATGTTGGGGGTAAATTCATTAAAGATACTCAAAGAACTGTGCAGCTCATGAGTTCGCATGGATAAGAACTTATTAACTTGTTTTATACTGGAAAGAGATCTGGCACCATGGAAATCCTTCCAAATGATGGGTCCCCTCTGAGGAGGCTCTGCTAGTTATGCTTGCCAAGAAAAAAACCTTGTCGAGGTTTCATGGCGGTTGATGGTGTGAGATGTgatgctgagtgccgaagaattgattcttttgaactgtggtgttggagaagactcttgaaagtcccttggactgcaaggagatccaaccagtccattctgaaggagatcaaccctgggatttctttggaaggaatgatgctgaagctgaagctccagtactttggccacctcatgcaaagagttgactcattggaaaagactctgatgctgggagagattgggggcaggaggagaaggggacgacccaggatgagatggctggatgacatcactgtctcgatggacgtgagtctgagtgaactccgggagatggtgatgaacagggaggcctggcgtgctgtgattcatggggtcgcagagtcagacacgactgagcgactgaactgaactgaactgatggtatgaAAACAAGGATAGGCAGCCAGGAGAATGTTCTGAGTACTCAGGATGCAACTCACATTTTCTGTCCACAAAAATACTTCTAAGAAAATGAGCAGGGTGAGTTCAGATACCTGCTCAATTCTGACATGAGTAGGCAAATTTCTCTGAATCTCCACTCTTTACTCAGATCACCATAAAACCAGAATAGCTCATTTAGAATAAACAGAGAGCTTCTCAACCCTGCTTGCATATTAGAATCCACTCTGGAACTTCTAGATGACCATGCCTGGGGCCCACCTATCACCAGTCAGAATCTCTggtggggatggggcaggagCACAAGGATAAAcagttgtttaaaccacccaggtGATTCTAAAGTGCATATAGGATTGAGAGCGCATGTGGTAGATAAAGTTTTAAACCTTTGTGAACCTTAATCTTCTGGAAGTGAAGCTGCTGTATGGGAAATGCATATAGGATTTTGCCTGATCCTAACATGCAACTTTTTAAGCTTTTACAACTTTcaattaaaagaaggaaaaaaagaaaaaataaataaaacacccaGAAGCATATAAGAGAACCAGGGAAAATGCTCTGGGATTATTCTCACATCGTATGGAAGagtgaacttaaaaaaatactttatttaaaattctctcccttttgtttcttttgtttgtttgtttacttgtttttcatttctggCCATAATTAGGCAGAGACACGTTTCTGACTTGTAAGAGTGAAAGACCAATCAGGGCTGGAGCTACAGAGCCAGGACAGAACCTGGGAAAGTAAGAGGGACAGTGTACCTCATTCTTTAAATTCATTCCAGCCAGTGCTTATCCCTCAGGTACTCTGTGTGCTCAGTGACTCCCTTATCCCTGACATCACTGTGTTCCAAATGTAAAAATTATAGGTCAGttgactcttgaaagtcccttggactgcaaggagatccaaccagtcaatcctagaggaaatcagtcctgaatattcattggaaggactgatgctgaagcggaaactgcagtacattggccacctgatgcaaagaactgactccttgggaaagaccctgatgctgggaaagattgaaggtgggaggagaaggggaggacagaggatgagatggttggatggcatcaccgactcaatggacattagtttgaacaagctccgggaattggtgatggacaggaaagcctggtgtgctgtagtccatggcgtctaaaagagtcagacatgctttTTTGTTCCTTTCCGGCCTTCAAGATGTCGAAGCAAGGACATGGTGAGTCCTCTGGTGCGAAATTCCGGATTTCCTTGGGTCTTCCGGTTGGAGCCGTGATCAACTGTGCTGACAACACAGGAGCCAAAAATCTGTATATCATCTCTGTGAAGGGGATCAAGGGACGATTGAATAGACTTCCTGCTGCTGGTGTGGGTGACATGGTGATGGCCACAGTCAAGAAAGGCAAACCAGAGCTCAGCAAGAAGGTACATCCAGCGGTGGTAATTCGACAACGAAAGTCATACCGGAGAAAAGATGGtgtgtttctttattttgaagaTAATGCAGGGGTCATAGTAAACAATAAAGGCGAGATGAAAGGTTCTGCCATCACAGGACCAGTTGCAAAAGAATGTGCAGACTTGTGGCCCAGGATTGCATCCAATGCTGGCAGCATTGCAAGATTCTTTGgtgtatttgtaaaaaaaataaaaattatttgctcccaaaataaaaataaaaaataaaagagtcagacatgactgagcttctgAACTGACTATGAAGATAACAAAAAGTCCTCAGGCACAGGTTTCCAGGAATCACCGAGCAGCACTGAGGTATTAGATTTAAGTAAATATAAAACCTTAACTCTCCAAGACAAATATTCAAGAAGAAAGAGAGGTGATTTATGACTTTCAACTTTAGGCagaatgagaatttaaaaatatttttaaaaacctttgaaaGTGTGACACTTTTGACTCTACACAGTTTATTTCATTGATGGCTTGTTTCTGTGATATTTTCTTAGAAAACAGTGTCATAAATAAGCAATCAGATGAATGATTGCTAAATGAAGCTATATCTTTAAAGCTTCATACAGGTGAGAATAGAGCTTATTAATATGTACATCTTACTTTAACACCTGCTTTTGTAAGATAAATAGAATTAGGCTATCACAAATGGTATCTAAAAGTTATTAGCTTAATAATTTTCAGAAATCATTAAATAGAGTATGATATAGCAAAGGGAGTATTTTATCAAACCAGTGACCCTTCTAGTTCTGTGGGAGATTCACGGGGTCTTTAAATGCAACCTATGAGAGTGTGTTTAGCCAAGTAAAAGAACCACTAATTATCTGTAAACTCACAATGATCTTTAAACTTTCAAAGTAAGTGTTTCTCAGGGGGGCATTTGCCCTTCTAGCTCCAGATGTTCTAAAAACTGTAACAAACTACAAGTCATCAGGATCTCCTCTGAGAAGTTTGTTAACTTTGGGTTAATATCAGTTTAGGATAAATCTCATTAGGAATGTCTTCATTCCTCTCTACTAGGTACTAATTATATTCAATCAGTTATAAAATATCtcaaaaaataagacattttctttctcctcagTGCAttagattgatttttttctgccCAATAATATAAAAACCCATTATCCACTACCACCCAGTGTCcagctctcaataaatattttatgaattaatCAAGGtctgcaaaaataaatatattgctaACCCCAGCTCAAAATATCTTAATCCAAATTCAGCAATTGAACAATTAAACAATTATGAAGCATCTGCTACTTGCCAGCCACTGTGCTAGGTTCTAAGAACACAGAATTGGATAAGAgttaagggaatggctacccactccagtattcttgcctggagaattccatggacacaggagccaggcgggctacagtccatggggtcacaaagagttggacaagactgaccAACTAACTCTATACTTTATTAACCAATTTCAGAAAATAGACTGCTTTTCATAAGAAATTCATAATATTTCATAATGGCTAAATAGCTGATTGCAAATGAATATTTCATATGCCTAATTTCAATGGAAGCTCAATTTATTTCTACTTACCTCAGAAAAGGACAATTGAGAAAATATTAGAACTGCTCATAAGCAGTTTGATTAATCTATCACCAATGCCAGTATAATGTGCTGATTAAAATGAAGCCTCTGAGGgaattccttgatggtccagtggttaagacacctcACTTTCAATGACCAAGGctcaagttggatccctggtcagggaactgagatcccacaagcaacATGGTAACccagtcaaaagaaaaaata is part of the Ovis aries strain OAR_USU_Benz2616 breed Rambouillet chromosome 4, ARS-UI_Ramb_v3.0, whole genome shotgun sequence genome and encodes:
- the LOC101103150 gene encoding large ribosomal subunit protein uL14-like — protein: MSKQGHGESSGAKFRISLGLPVGAVINCADNTGAKNLYIISVKGIKGRLNRLPAAGVGDMVMATVKKGKPELSKKVHPAVVIRQRKSYRRKDGVFLYFEDNAGVIVNNKGEMKGSAITGPVAKECADLWPRIASNAGSIARFFGVFVKKIKIICSQNKNKK